One window from the genome of Kaistella carnis encodes:
- the egtB gene encoding ergothioneine biosynthesis protein EgtB, translating to MSELLQLYKKTRSQSAALCEPLEIEDYIPQPVDFASPPKWHLSHSTWFFEEMILKKFVKDYQVFNPHFGFLFNSYYQTLGERAIRTERGTITRPTVKEVYDYRKYVDDHISALLQSPINPTLEELIVLGINHEQQHQELLITDLKHTLSYNPIYPLYKENFNLTAQQNSEKGWLKIDEGIYSIGFEGEGFHFDNEKGRHQVFLHEFEISKSLVTNAEFIEFMEACGYENFKFWLDEGWNWVTENQVKSPLYWTKIDDKWHSFTLEGLKPIEPEDILTHISFYEAQAFATWKGCRLPTEFEWEVAADQLDWGKRWEWTYSAYLPYPKFKIAEGAVGEYNGKFMVGQMVLRGSSTATPEGHARKTYRNFFQPKYRWQITGIRLAK from the coding sequence ATGAGCGAATTATTACAATTATATAAAAAAACGCGATCACAGTCAGCCGCACTTTGTGAACCTTTGGAAATTGAGGATTATATTCCGCAGCCTGTTGATTTTGCCAGTCCACCAAAATGGCATCTAAGCCACTCAACCTGGTTTTTTGAGGAAATGATCTTAAAGAAATTTGTAAAAGACTATCAGGTTTTTAATCCTCATTTCGGTTTTCTTTTCAACAGTTATTATCAAACTTTGGGCGAAAGAGCGATACGCACAGAGCGCGGAACCATTACCCGACCCACAGTGAAAGAGGTTTATGACTATCGAAAATATGTGGACGACCATATTTCAGCCTTACTCCAAAGTCCCATAAATCCCACTTTAGAAGAATTGATTGTTTTAGGAATCAACCATGAGCAACAACATCAGGAGCTTCTAATTACCGATTTAAAACATACTTTATCCTACAACCCTATTTATCCGCTTTACAAAGAAAACTTTAATTTGACTGCGCAACAGAATTCTGAAAAAGGCTGGTTAAAGATTGATGAAGGAATCTACTCTATCGGATTTGAAGGTGAAGGTTTTCATTTTGATAATGAAAAGGGCCGGCATCAGGTTTTTTTACATGAATTTGAAATCTCAAAATCTTTGGTAACCAACGCAGAATTTATAGAATTTATGGAAGCGTGTGGCTACGAAAATTTTAAATTTTGGTTAGATGAAGGTTGGAATTGGGTAACTGAAAATCAGGTTAAATCTCCGCTTTATTGGACCAAGATTGATGACAAGTGGCATTCTTTCACTTTAGAAGGTTTAAAACCCATAGAACCCGAAGATATATTAACACACATTTCATTCTACGAAGCGCAAGCCTTTGCCACTTGGAAAGGCTGCAGATTACCCACAGAATTTGAGTGGGAAGTGGCAGCGGACCAATTGGACTGGGGCAAAAGATGGGAATGGACCTATTCCGCCTATCTTCCTTATCCAAAGTTTAAAATTGCAGAAGGTGCTGTGGGCGAATACAATGGAAAATTTATGGTCGGACAGATGGTTTTGCGCGGTTCCTCCACGGCAACACCGGAAGGTCATGCAAGAAAGACCTATAGAAACTTTTTTCAACCCAAATACAGGTGGCAAATCACCGGAATAAGATTAGCAAAATGA
- the rsmI gene encoding 16S rRNA (cytidine(1402)-2'-O)-methyltransferase — MSGILYFVPTPIGNLEDMTFRAVKILKEVNYILCEDTRTSGFLLKHYEISKPLKSYHLHNEHQTTQKVVDDLKNGQNIAIITDAGTPGISDPGYLLAKAIADENLEMQCLPGATAFVPALVVSGLPNNEFLFAGFLPQKKGRQTKLKQLSEEKKTIILYESPHKINTTLEQIKEFFGEETKVSLSREISKKFEETKRGTINELIDFSKSKTLKGEIVLIISNVEQKEEGEEKPLSKNKYKNLEK; from the coding sequence ATGAGCGGAATTCTGTATTTTGTTCCAACACCGATTGGTAACCTTGAAGACATGACTTTCAGAGCCGTAAAAATTCTGAAAGAAGTCAATTATATATTGTGTGAAGATACCCGAACGTCTGGTTTTCTTCTAAAACATTATGAAATATCTAAACCGCTGAAATCCTATCATTTGCATAATGAACATCAAACTACACAAAAGGTAGTCGATGATTTAAAAAATGGACAAAACATCGCAATCATTACAGATGCGGGAACTCCGGGGATTTCTGATCCCGGTTATCTGTTAGCAAAAGCCATTGCCGATGAAAATTTAGAAATGCAGTGTTTGCCTGGCGCGACTGCTTTCGTTCCGGCTTTGGTGGTTTCTGGCTTGCCGAATAATGAATTTTTATTTGCTGGATTTTTACCTCAGAAAAAAGGAAGACAGACAAAACTCAAACAGTTGTCGGAAGAAAAGAAAACCATTATTCTGTATGAGAGTCCGCACAAGATCAACACAACTTTAGAACAGATCAAAGAATTTTTCGGCGAAGAAACCAAGGTCAGTTTAAGCCGTGAAATTTCCAAGAAGTTTGAAGAAACCAAACGTGGAACAATCAATGAGTTAATCGACTTCTCCAAAAGCAAAACTTTAAAAGGAGAAATTGTGTTAATTATAAGCAATGTAGAACAAAAAGAGGAGGGTGAAGAAAAACCTTTATCAAAAAATAAATACAAAAACTTAGAAAAATAA
- a CDS encoding bifunctional UDP-N-acetylmuramoyl-tripeptide:D-alanyl-D-alanine ligase/alanine racemase — MNYTTKQIAEITNSQIIGDENLHIKNISYDSRNLYSVTNSAFLAINTPKNSGEKYIHSAVDKGIRVIISENYLPEFEQVTWIIVENSILFLQQLAKFHLAQFDLRTIGITGSNGKTIVKEWLYQTMFHDYATVKSPKSFNSQLGLPLSLLEINKKHQLGIFEVGISKPGEMNILENLFSPNIGILTHIGAAHSSNFDSLEELIDEKILLFKDSEIIIYNGDNQLVCNKIQQLYSSKKLISFGFKNHNNIYIKNDWKDRTQEITIQHLGEEFSFPVHQRDEATLSNVLCVVSVLKEFGFENSKIIEKLNALRSVEMRLESVNGIRNNLIINDSFNLDLDSLKIAFQHINEYNKPHKTLILTDFVEGKNADQLYQEVATLTNDQNFESVFLIGEEITKLQNHFSAKTFTFNNTTELIESLYLNQIENHLILLKGARKFEIDKVKSYLELQKHDTVLEVNLNAILHNINVHKGLLKPETKMMAMVKAYSYGLGGYEIAEFLQHHHIDYLGVAYADEGVDLRKNGITTPIMVMNPEQHSYNIIIDYNLEPEIYSFRVLELFNEKLIQKGIQNRYPIHIKLETGMHRLGFKEDELSLLLEKLKTMNMKVKSIFSHLSSSDDDSEKAYTLEQIKIFDRNSQKLVNALEEVPIRHILNTSGIVNFANYQFDMVRIGIGMVGISANEEIKKQLKNAVSFKTVISQISEVKEGQSVGYNRKFKPFENTRIATIPVGYADGIPRLIGNNAGFVGIRKNLFPIVGNVCMDMMMINIGDFSVKEGEEVIIFNSNPSLEDFATYCKTIPYEVLTSISRRVKRIYIKD; from the coding sequence ATGAATTATACAACTAAACAAATCGCAGAAATCACGAACTCCCAAATAATTGGTGATGAGAATCTGCATATTAAGAATATTTCCTACGATAGCAGAAATCTATATTCAGTTACAAATTCTGCATTTCTAGCCATCAACACTCCAAAAAATTCGGGTGAAAAATATATTCACTCTGCTGTTGATAAAGGAATTAGAGTGATCATTTCGGAAAATTATCTTCCGGAATTTGAACAGGTGACGTGGATTATTGTAGAGAATTCAATTCTTTTTTTACAACAGTTAGCAAAATTCCATTTAGCTCAGTTCGATCTTAGAACTATTGGGATTACGGGAAGTAATGGTAAAACAATTGTGAAAGAATGGCTTTACCAAACGATGTTTCATGATTATGCAACGGTTAAAAGTCCAAAGAGTTTCAATTCACAACTTGGGCTTCCGCTTTCATTGCTGGAAATTAACAAAAAACATCAGCTGGGTATTTTTGAAGTTGGAATTTCAAAGCCGGGAGAAATGAATATTCTTGAAAATCTGTTTTCGCCAAATATTGGAATATTAACGCACATAGGAGCTGCACATTCATCAAATTTCGATTCATTAGAGGAACTAATTGATGAGAAAATTCTTTTATTCAAAGATTCAGAAATAATTATTTACAATGGTGATAATCAATTGGTCTGTAACAAAATACAACAGTTATATTCAAGTAAAAAATTAATATCATTCGGTTTTAAAAATCATAATAATATTTATATTAAAAATGATTGGAAAGATCGAACACAGGAAATTACCATTCAACATTTAGGAGAAGAATTTTCCTTTCCGGTACATCAAAGAGATGAAGCAACGCTAAGCAATGTGCTTTGTGTGGTTTCTGTTTTGAAAGAATTTGGTTTTGAAAATTCAAAAATAATTGAAAAGCTCAATGCTCTGCGATCTGTTGAGATGCGCCTGGAAAGCGTGAATGGAATACGTAACAATTTGATTATCAACGATTCCTTTAATTTAGATCTGGATTCATTAAAGATTGCTTTTCAGCACATTAATGAATACAACAAACCTCATAAAACGCTAATTCTTACTGATTTTGTGGAAGGTAAAAATGCCGATCAGCTTTATCAGGAAGTTGCCACGTTAACAAATGACCAAAATTTTGAATCGGTATTCTTAATTGGGGAGGAAATTACAAAACTCCAAAACCATTTTTCCGCTAAAACATTTACTTTTAATAACACTACTGAACTGATTGAAAGTCTTTACCTTAATCAAATTGAAAATCATCTAATCTTACTGAAAGGTGCGAGAAAATTTGAGATCGATAAGGTAAAATCATATCTGGAATTACAGAAGCACGACACTGTTTTAGAGGTGAATCTGAATGCCATTTTGCATAACATCAATGTACATAAAGGCCTTTTGAAGCCTGAAACAAAAATGATGGCGATGGTAAAAGCCTATTCTTACGGGCTGGGTGGGTACGAAATTGCGGAATTTCTGCAACATCATCACATTGATTATTTAGGGGTCGCTTATGCAGATGAAGGCGTTGATTTGCGGAAAAACGGGATTACCACACCGATCATGGTGATGAATCCGGAGCAGCACAGTTATAATATTATCATCGATTATAATTTAGAACCTGAAATCTACAGCTTCCGCGTTTTGGAACTTTTTAATGAGAAACTAATTCAGAAAGGGATACAAAATCGCTACCCTATTCACATCAAATTAGAAACAGGAATGCATCGTCTTGGTTTTAAGGAAGATGAGTTATCTTTGCTCCTGGAAAAGTTGAAGACGATGAATATGAAAGTAAAATCAATCTTCAGTCATTTGTCTTCTTCTGATGATGATTCTGAAAAAGCGTACACTTTAGAACAAATTAAAATATTTGACCGTAATTCTCAGAAACTGGTAAATGCACTCGAAGAAGTTCCCATTCGGCATATTCTAAATACTTCAGGTATTGTAAATTTCGCCAATTATCAATTTGATATGGTGAGAATTGGAATTGGAATGGTCGGTATATCGGCAAATGAAGAAATTAAAAAACAACTTAAAAATGCCGTAAGTTTTAAAACGGTAATATCACAGATATCAGAAGTAAAAGAAGGACAATCAGTAGGTTATAACCGGAAATTTAAGCCGTTTGAAAATACAAGAATTGCTACTATTCCGGTTGGATATGCCGATGGAATTCCAAGATTGATCGGTAATAATGCAGGATTTGTCGGCATCAGAAAAAACCTTTTCCCCATCGTTGGAAATGTCTGTATGGATATGATGATGATCAACATTGGAGATTTTTCGGTGAAAGAAGGTGAAGAAGTGATTATTTTTAACTCCAATCCCTCTTTAGAAGATTTCGCTACCTATTGTAAAACCATTCCTTATGAAGTACTGACTTCAATATCGCGAAGAGTAAAACGAATTTATATTAAAGACTAG
- a CDS encoding L-histidine N(alpha)-methyltransferase yields MTKNTTFLNDVSEGLSQNPKYLSSHYFYDKAGDELFQQIMAMPEYYLTNSELEIFRQQSEAIIESFGITKDEEFDLIELGAGDGKKTQHLLKTLIEKGFKFKYMPVDISKNTLSVITGRMENLFPDLEIEARQGDYFEVLDDLLTSDLPKVILFIGSNLGNMDDQTASDFLEKIAFHLKSGEKLLLGLDLIKSEDIVLPAYNDAAGITSAFNLNLLKRINNEMGANFDLESFEHAPEYTEEEGIAKSFLKSKVDQTVFIADLNQSFKFKKDERIHTEISRKYNDQILNSLLSADANLEITEQFLDSQQYFADYILTKK; encoded by the coding sequence ATGACAAAAAATACAACTTTTCTAAACGATGTAAGTGAAGGTCTCAGTCAAAATCCGAAATATCTTTCTTCACATTATTTTTATGACAAGGCAGGAGACGAACTTTTCCAGCAGATTATGGCAATGCCGGAATATTACCTTACCAATTCAGAACTGGAAATTTTTCGTCAGCAGAGCGAAGCCATCATTGAGTCTTTTGGAATCACTAAGGATGAAGAATTTGACCTGATTGAATTGGGAGCAGGAGACGGAAAAAAAACACAACACCTTCTGAAAACTTTAATCGAGAAAGGTTTTAAGTTTAAATATATGCCTGTTGATATTTCTAAAAACACGCTGTCGGTAATCACCGGCAGAATGGAAAATTTATTTCCGGATTTGGAGATAGAAGCCAGACAAGGCGATTATTTTGAGGTTTTGGATGATCTGTTAACTTCCGATTTACCGAAAGTCATTTTATTTATTGGATCAAACCTGGGTAACATGGATGATCAAACTGCATCTGATTTTTTAGAAAAGATTGCTTTTCATTTAAAATCCGGGGAAAAATTATTGTTAGGATTAGATTTGATTAAGTCTGAGGATATCGTTTTGCCGGCTTATAATGACGCAGCAGGAATTACGAGTGCATTTAATTTGAACTTACTGAAAAGAATTAATAATGAGATGGGTGCAAATTTCGACTTAGAAAGTTTTGAGCATGCGCCGGAATATACAGAGGAGGAAGGAATAGCAAAAAGTTTTTTGAAAAGTAAAGTAGATCAAACGGTTTTTATTGCCGATTTAAATCAGTCATTTAAGTTCAAGAAAGATGAACGTATTCATACGGAAATATCCCGTAAATATAATGATCAGATCCTTAACAGCTTGTTATCCGCGGATGCCAATTTGGAAATTACGGAGCAGTTTTTAGATTCTCAGCAATATTTTGCAGACTATATTCTAACAAAAAAATGA
- a CDS encoding UDP-N-acetylmuramate--L-alanine ligase yields the protein MIKKIEDFQNVFFIGVAGVGMSAIAQYLRGIGKEVSGSDRYFHPGEYNKTREQLEAEGIHCFLQDGSGITEKTDLIVVSTAIEDTVYEVQKAKELGIPIIKRSELLSIIAKSKKTIAVAGTSGKSTTSAMLYQILLDAHYEPSIISGAGLTSIIKDGKIGNAAVGKGEWLIIEADESDGSVVQYEPEIGLLLNIDKDHQEIDELIDLFTIFKNNSKSLFIVNQSNTLSKSLSADIKNDFGFEEKNAGYSAENFKQDGLSLTFEVLDQPFQMNSLGQHSVENATAAIAVANQIGIDLKTCAESLANYEGIYRRHQILGQKNGVWVIDDYAHNPAKCAASIKACQPLADKVIAWFQPHGYKPTRFLKDDFINEIADSLRPQDEIWMSEIFYAGGTAVKDISANDLIVGIKEKGKKAHFVECRSNLLEALKPELKQGVVLLLMGARDPSLEEFCKNLFENL from the coding sequence ATGATTAAAAAAATAGAAGACTTCCAAAACGTCTTTTTTATTGGAGTTGCGGGAGTCGGAATGAGTGCCATTGCGCAATATTTGAGAGGAATTGGAAAAGAAGTAAGTGGTAGCGACCGCTATTTCCATCCTGGTGAATATAACAAAACCAGAGAACAACTCGAAGCAGAAGGCATTCACTGTTTTCTTCAGGACGGGAGCGGAATTACAGAAAAGACCGATTTAATTGTAGTTTCCACCGCAATTGAAGATACGGTTTACGAAGTACAGAAAGCGAAAGAATTGGGAATTCCCATTATAAAAAGAAGTGAACTTTTATCCATCATCGCAAAAAGTAAAAAGACCATTGCAGTCGCCGGAACTTCGGGAAAATCTACGACTTCGGCGATGTTATATCAGATCTTGCTGGATGCTCATTATGAACCCAGCATTATTTCCGGCGCGGGATTAACAAGCATTATTAAAGATGGCAAAATTGGAAATGCGGCCGTTGGAAAAGGAGAATGGCTCATTATTGAAGCGGACGAAAGTGACGGTTCTGTTGTTCAGTACGAACCTGAAATCGGCTTACTTCTAAACATAGATAAAGATCATCAGGAAATAGATGAATTAATAGATTTGTTTACTATTTTTAAAAATAATTCTAAGAGTTTATTCATTGTAAATCAATCAAATACATTATCGAAATCATTGTCTGCTGATATTAAAAATGATTTTGGGTTTGAAGAAAAAAATGCAGGATATTCTGCAGAGAATTTTAAACAGGATGGCTTGTCTTTAACTTTTGAAGTTTTAGATCAGCCATTTCAGATGAATTCTTTAGGGCAACATTCTGTGGAAAATGCCACAGCAGCAATTGCCGTCGCAAATCAGATTGGAATCGACTTAAAAACATGCGCTGAAAGTTTAGCAAACTACGAAGGAATTTATCGCCGTCATCAAATTCTCGGACAGAAAAATGGTGTTTGGGTCATCGATGATTATGCGCACAATCCCGCGAAATGTGCAGCTTCTATAAAAGCGTGTCAACCTTTGGCTGATAAAGTAATTGCTTGGTTTCAACCCCATGGTTACAAACCGACCCGATTTTTGAAGGATGATTTCATTAATGAAATCGCAGATTCTTTACGACCCCAAGATGAAATTTGGATGAGCGAAATTTTTTACGCCGGAGGAACTGCCGTGAAAGATATTTCAGCAAACGATTTAATTGTCGGCATCAAAGAAAAAGGGAAGAAAGCCCATTTTGTAGAATGCAGAAGCAATTTATTGGAAGCATTGAAACCGGAATTAAAGCAAGGCGTGGTTTTACTTTTAATGGGAGCAAGAGATCCCAGTTTAGAGGAGTTTTGCAAGAACTTATTTGAAAATTTATAG
- the fabG gene encoding 3-oxoacyl-[acyl-carrier-protein] reductase, with the protein MGLLDGKVALITGATRGIGKGIAEVFAKEGAHVAFTYAGSVDKAKALEEELGKITTVKSYQSDASDYDAAQKLVADVMEEFSKIDILINNAGITRDNLMLRMSKEDWDTIIKVNLDSVFNLTKAVIKPMMKAKSGSIINMTSVVGIKGNAGQANYAASKAGVIGFSKSIALELGSRNIRCNAIAPGFIETEMTAALDEKTVQGWRDSIPLKRGGQPEDVANACVFLGSDMSSYITGQVLSVDGGMLT; encoded by the coding sequence ATGGGATTATTAGATGGAAAAGTTGCCCTGATTACGGGAGCTACACGAGGAATAGGAAAAGGAATAGCCGAAGTTTTTGCGAAAGAAGGCGCTCATGTTGCATTCACCTATGCTGGTTCTGTTGATAAAGCGAAGGCTTTGGAAGAAGAATTGGGAAAAATTACAACAGTAAAATCATATCAGTCAGATGCTTCCGATTATGACGCGGCTCAAAAATTAGTCGCTGATGTAATGGAAGAATTTAGCAAAATCGATATTTTGATTAATAATGCGGGAATAACGCGTGATAATTTAATGCTCAGAATGTCGAAAGAGGATTGGGATACGATTATCAAAGTGAATTTAGATTCTGTTTTCAACTTGACCAAAGCCGTAATCAAACCGATGATGAAAGCAAAATCCGGTTCGATCATCAATATGACTTCCGTTGTTGGTATCAAGGGAAATGCAGGTCAGGCAAACTACGCCGCCTCCAAAGCGGGTGTTATTGGGTTTTCGAAATCCATTGCGCTTGAATTAGGTTCCCGAAATATCCGTTGCAACGCCATTGCTCCGGGTTTTATCGAAACTGAAATGACAGCAGCTTTAGACGAAAAAACAGTTCAGGGCTGGAGAGATTCGATTCCTTTGAAACGCGGTGGGCAACCGGAAGATGTGGCGAATGCTTGTGTATTCCTGGGTTCAGACATGTCCAGTTACATTACCGGTCAGGTTTTAAGCGTTGACGGTGGAATGTTGACTTAA
- a CDS encoding radical SAM protein yields the protein MPNRDYTYYDYTISLCPTCLKRVGAKIIIQNESVFMTKRCPDHGFFKTKIATDVEYYKNIRNYNKPSETPVHFGTDVLYGCPYDCGLCVDHEQHSCLSVVEVTDRCNLTCPTCYAMSSPHYGSHRTLVEIEAMFDLIIKNEGEPDVVQISGGEPTIHPQFFQILDIAKTKPFKHLMLNTNGIRIANDPGFAEKLATYAPEFEIYLQFDSFKKEVLEDFRGKDVSDIRMKALAKLNDLNLSTTLVVVLQQDKNMDEIGKILDFALKQKCVRGVTFQPVEIAGRNRDDSAGEKVTLTEVRQEILNQFPLLNSDDIIPVPCNPDSLAMGYILKLDDEIFPLTRYINPADLLNSESKNTIVYERDKGVQMQLLDIFSTGISVDKVEPKMNQLLCCLPNISAPDLGYDNLFRIIIMNFMDAHDFDVRAVKKSCVHIVSKDLKMIPFETMNLFYRDSKKEYLEELRHDGKVLF from the coding sequence ATGCCAAATAGAGATTACACGTATTACGATTACACGATCAGTCTTTGTCCCACCTGTTTAAAGCGTGTTGGTGCAAAAATTATTATTCAGAATGAGTCGGTTTTCATGACCAAAAGGTGTCCTGATCACGGTTTTTTCAAAACAAAGATCGCAACAGATGTAGAATATTACAAAAACATAAGAAATTATAACAAGCCATCGGAAACACCTGTTCACTTTGGAACCGATGTGTTGTATGGCTGTCCTTATGATTGCGGTTTGTGTGTAGATCACGAACAGCACAGTTGTCTTTCCGTTGTGGAAGTGACGGATCGTTGTAATTTAACGTGTCCCACCTGTTACGCAATGTCTTCACCGCATTACGGCAGTCATCGCACCCTCGTAGAAATAGAAGCGATGTTTGATCTTATTATCAAAAATGAAGGTGAACCCGATGTCGTTCAGATCAGCGGTGGTGAACCCACGATTCATCCGCAGTTTTTTCAGATTTTAGATATTGCGAAAACAAAACCTTTCAAACATTTAATGTTGAATACCAATGGAATTCGAATCGCAAATGATCCCGGATTCGCAGAGAAATTGGCAACTTACGCTCCTGAATTTGAAATTTATTTACAGTTTGATTCTTTTAAAAAAGAAGTTTTAGAAGATTTTCGCGGAAAAGATGTTTCCGATATTCGCATGAAAGCGTTGGCAAAATTAAATGACCTGAACCTTTCTACAACCCTGGTTGTCGTTCTTCAGCAAGATAAAAATATGGATGAGATTGGTAAAATTCTGGATTTTGCCTTAAAACAGAAATGTGTTCGTGGCGTTACCTTTCAACCTGTAGAAATTGCCGGTAGAAATCGCGACGATTCTGCCGGGGAAAAAGTTACTTTAACAGAAGTGCGTCAGGAAATTTTGAACCAGTTTCCCCTTCTTAATTCAGACGATATTATTCCGGTTCCCTGTAATCCGGATTCCCTCGCCATGGGCTATATTTTGAAATTAGATGATGAAATTTTTCCTTTGACCCGCTATATAAATCCGGCCGATCTCCTTAACTCAGAGTCCAAAAACACCATCGTTTACGAACGCGACAAAGGCGTGCAGATGCAGCTTTTAGATATATTCAGCACCGGTATTTCTGTGGATAAAGTGGAGCCGAAAATGAATCAGCTCCTCTGTTGTTTACCCAATATTTCCGCACCCGATCTTGGATATGACAATCTTTTCCGCATTATTATCATGAATTTTATGGATGCCCATGATTTTGATGTCCGCGCTGTGAAGAAATCCTGCGTTCATATTGTCAGTAAGGATTTAAAAATGATTCCCTTTGAAACCATGAACCTTTTTTATCGTGACAGCAAGAAAGAATATCTGGAAGAACTTCGGCATGACGGTAAAGTTTTGTTCTAG
- a CDS encoding thymidine kinase, protein MFLENTINHAKQSGWMEVICGSMFSGKTEELIRRLRRAEMAGQNVEIFKPKLDTRYGEEEVVSHNQNKIRSTPVESPNEILLLGSTCDVVGIDEAQFFDESIVDVANKLANNGVRVVIAGLDMDFMGRPFGPMPNLMATAEYVTKVHAICKRTGNLANHSMRISANTDLVQLGETESYEAVSRKVFNEEFLNRENS, encoded by the coding sequence ATGTTTTTAGAAAATACAATTAATCACGCAAAACAAAGCGGTTGGATGGAAGTAATCTGCGGCTCGATGTTTTCAGGAAAAACGGAAGAGCTCATCCGCAGGTTACGGCGTGCAGAAATGGCCGGACAAAATGTAGAAATCTTTAAGCCAAAACTTGATACCCGGTATGGGGAAGAAGAAGTGGTTTCTCACAATCAAAATAAAATTCGAAGTACACCCGTAGAAAGTCCAAACGAGATTTTATTGCTCGGCTCCACCTGCGATGTGGTAGGAATTGATGAAGCGCAGTTCTTCGACGAAAGTATCGTAGATGTGGCTAACAAATTGGCTAACAACGGCGTACGTGTTGTTATTGCAGGTTTAGATATGGATTTTATGGGACGCCCTTTTGGACCAATGCCCAACTTAATGGCAACCGCAGAATACGTAACGAAAGTGCACGCAATTTGCAAAAGAACCGGAAATCTGGCCAACCATTCTATGCGGATTTCTGCAAATACAGACCTCGTACAATTGGGCGAAACTGAAAGTTATGAAGCCGTAAGTAGAAAAGTTTTCAACGAAGAATTTCTGAACAGAGAAAATTCATGA
- a CDS encoding prolipoprotein diacylglyceryl transferase, giving the protein MSIDFPVTFQFFGYQILLHPVLESVGIFLSMRYYFYLKRRSGEKQDLNVSLAILIGATAGALVGSKLIGNLEKPSLLFSPEFSFLKFWTNNTIVGGLAFGLLGVELAKKIVGYKKSTGDLIVYPLIFAMIIGRIGCFFTGIYEETYGLPTTSIFGMHLGDEYLRHPVALYEIVFLIVLWISLEIFRRKKTYQSGFLFQLFMLSYFSFRLILDFIKPREEIVLHLSTIQMVCISMILYYIYKINLTLNLSPLKS; this is encoded by the coding sequence ATGTCCATTGATTTTCCCGTAACGTTCCAGTTTTTCGGCTACCAAATTTTGCTGCATCCTGTTTTGGAATCGGTAGGAATCTTTCTGAGCATGCGTTATTATTTTTATCTTAAAAGAAGATCTGGTGAAAAGCAGGATTTAAACGTTTCTCTTGCGATTTTAATTGGCGCCACCGCCGGAGCTTTGGTTGGATCCAAATTAATTGGAAATTTAGAAAAACCAAGTTTGTTATTTTCGCCTGAGTTCTCCTTCCTAAAATTTTGGACAAATAATACGATTGTTGGCGGTTTGGCGTTCGGTCTTCTGGGCGTAGAACTGGCAAAAAAAATAGTGGGTTATAAGAAAAGCACCGGAGATTTAATCGTTTACCCTTTAATTTTTGCCATGATCATTGGCAGAATAGGGTGTTTTTTTACCGGAATTTATGAGGAAACTTATGGATTACCCACCACTTCGATTTTCGGAATGCATCTTGGCGATGAGTATCTTCGACATCCGGTTGCACTTTACGAAATCGTGTTTTTGATCGTGTTGTGGATTTCTTTAGAAATATTTAGAAGAAAGAAGACGTATCAATCAGGATTTTTGTTTCAACTGTTTATGTTGAGTTATTTTTCCTTTCGTCTAATCTTAGATTTTATAAAACCGAGGGAAGAAATAGTCCTTCATTTGAGTACTATTCAAATGGTGTGTATTTCCATGATTTTATACTACATTTATAAAATAAATTTGACACTGAACCTTTCACCATTAAAGTCATGA